A single window of Narcine bancroftii isolate sNarBan1 chromosome 1, sNarBan1.hap1, whole genome shotgun sequence DNA harbors:
- the cfap96 gene encoding cilia-and flagella-associated protein 96 isoform X1, with amino-acid sequence MVGGPSRPNATMPGESGKTDMERIGLFQEMPYVTVQDPYLNGMPKPFNESAYKGKQILLEGSKSKCATQAGYFDSEFMRIFENESYSDRIKLRRQERLKAAAKNLGGVFIPSQGDKKPCGLGTYYGTIGGSFKAFSRLARPKPPFVPENKNFYTSPGKKGTGYGFAHLTIGESYGHSPDPYTVKSTKKDTFLGGPFRLNLYPKDHFDNNPYSTDKILPAVKIALPAKKTEPPFKPTSPGKLPGGMKAGTFDVYPDYFSHLARPPKVDPKSHERLIFRPNPGLWSRPIKSVLVANVNRVVNNMNYKNIDRVMAY; translated from the exons ATGGTTGGGGGGCCATCTCGTCCAAACGCGACCATGCCCGGAGAGTCGGGGAAAACTGATATGGAGCGGATCGGCCTCTTCCAGGAGATGCCCTATGTCACCGTTCAAGATCCCTATCTAAATGGAATGCCAA AACCCTTCAATGAGTCTGCTTATAAAGGCAAGCAAATATTGTTAGAAGGCTCTAAATCAAAATGTGCCACACAGGCAGGATACTTTGATTCTGAATTTATGAGGATCTTCGAAAATGAAAGCTATTCTGATAGGATTAAGTTAAGAAGACAAGAGAGATTGAAGGCAGCTGCAAAGAACCTTGGTGGAGTTTTTATTCCGAGTCAAGGTGACAAAAAGCC TTGTGGATTGGGCACTTACTATGGAACAATCGGTGGTTCTTTCAAAGCATTCAGCAGGTTGGCACGTCCAAAGCCACCATTTGTACCAGAAAATAAAAACTTTTACACCAGTCCTGGGAAAAAAGGAACTGGCTATGG GTTTGCCCATCTTACCATTGGAGAATCATATGGCCACTCTCCAGATCCCTATACAGTAAAAAGTACAAAG AAAGATACCTTCCTTGGAGGTCCATTTCGACTGAATCTTTACCCAAAAGACCATTTTGACAATAATCCTTACAGCACAGATAAGATTTTGCCTGCAGTAAAAATTGCACTGCCCGCAAAGAAAACAGAACCTCCATTTAAACCTACCTCTCCTGGAAAGTTG CCTGGTGGTATGAAGGCTGGCACATTTGATGTATATCCAGACTACTTCAGTCATTTGGCCCGGCCTCCAAAGGTGGATCCAAAATCTCATGAACGTTTAATTTTCCGGCCCAACCCCGGACTTTGGAGCAGACCAATTAAAAGCGTCCTCGTGGCAAATGTGAACAG GGTAGTGAACAACATGAACTACAAGAATATTGATCGTGTAATGGCTTATTAA
- the cfap96 gene encoding cilia-and flagella-associated protein 96 isoform X2, with translation MVGGPSRPNATMPGESGKTDMERIGLFQEMPYVTVQDPYLNGMPKPFNESAYKGKQILLEGSKSKCATQAGYFDSEFMRIFENESYSDRIKLRRQERLKAAAKNLGGVFIPSQGDKKPCGLGTYYGTIGGSFKAFSRLARPKPPFVPENKNFYTSPGKKGTGYGFAHLTIGESYGHSPDPYTVKSTKPGGMKAGTFDVYPDYFSHLARPPKVDPKSHERLIFRPNPGLWSRPIKSVLVANVNRVVNNMNYKNIDRVMAY, from the exons ATGGTTGGGGGGCCATCTCGTCCAAACGCGACCATGCCCGGAGAGTCGGGGAAAACTGATATGGAGCGGATCGGCCTCTTCCAGGAGATGCCCTATGTCACCGTTCAAGATCCCTATCTAAATGGAATGCCAA AACCCTTCAATGAGTCTGCTTATAAAGGCAAGCAAATATTGTTAGAAGGCTCTAAATCAAAATGTGCCACACAGGCAGGATACTTTGATTCTGAATTTATGAGGATCTTCGAAAATGAAAGCTATTCTGATAGGATTAAGTTAAGAAGACAAGAGAGATTGAAGGCAGCTGCAAAGAACCTTGGTGGAGTTTTTATTCCGAGTCAAGGTGACAAAAAGCC TTGTGGATTGGGCACTTACTATGGAACAATCGGTGGTTCTTTCAAAGCATTCAGCAGGTTGGCACGTCCAAAGCCACCATTTGTACCAGAAAATAAAAACTTTTACACCAGTCCTGGGAAAAAAGGAACTGGCTATGG GTTTGCCCATCTTACCATTGGAGAATCATATGGCCACTCTCCAGATCCCTATACAGTAAAAAGTACAAAG CCTGGTGGTATGAAGGCTGGCACATTTGATGTATATCCAGACTACTTCAGTCATTTGGCCCGGCCTCCAAAGGTGGATCCAAAATCTCATGAACGTTTAATTTTCCGGCCCAACCCCGGACTTTGGAGCAGACCAATTAAAAGCGTCCTCGTGGCAAATGTGAACAG GGTAGTGAACAACATGAACTACAAGAATATTGATCGTGTAATGGCTTATTAA